In the Marinobacter sp. Arc7-DN-1 genome, CATTACCATTCTGGCCAAGAACACGGCCCTGAAATGGAACGGTTACGACATCAACATCGTTGATACTCCGGGCCACGCTGACTTCGGTGGCGAAGTTGAGCGAGTGATGAGCATGGTTGATTGTGTGTTGCTGGTGGTTGATTCCATTGATGGCCCGATGCCGCAAACACGTTTTGTGACCCAGAAGGCGTTTGCCGCCGGCCTGCGCCCGATTGTCGTGGTCAACAAGATTGACCGTCCCGGTGCACGGCCCGACTGGGTTGTAGACCAGGTGTTTGATCTGTTCGACAACCTGGGTGCGACCGACGAGCAACTGGACTTCCCCATTGTTTTTGCCAGTGCCCTCAACGGCATTGCCGGCATGGACCATGAAAACCTGGACGACAACATGGATGCCGTGTTCCAGGCGATCGTTGATCATGTGCCGGCACCAAACGTCGATATGGACGGTCCGTTCCAGATGCAGATCTCCCAGCTGGACTACAACAGCTTCCTGGGCGTGATCGGTATTGGCCGCATCGCACGCGGCAAGATCAAAACCAATTCGCCGGTGACCGCGATTGGTGCCAGTGGCAAGAAGCGCAATGGTCGAATCCTCAAGATCATGGGGCACTCAGGCCTGCAGCGCGTTGAAGTGGATGAGGCACAGGCTGGCGATATCGTCTGCGTGAGCGGTATGGATGAGCTGTTTATCTCCGATACCCTGTGTGACCAGGCCAACGTTGAGGCCCTGCCGGCACTGACGGTGGATGAGCCGACCGTGTCGATGACCTTCCAGGTAAACGATTCGCCTTTCGCCGGCAGGGAAGGCAAGTACGTTACCAGCCGGAACATCAAGGAGCGTCTGGAAAAGGAGTTGCTGCACAACGTGGCGCTGCGCGTTGAAGAAGGCGATTCGGCGGACAAGTTCAAGGTATCCGGCCGTGGTGAACTGCATCTGTCAGTGCTGATTGAGAATATGCGCCGCGAGAACTTCGAGCTGGCGGTCGGGCGGCCTGAAGTTGTCATTCGTGAAGTGGATGGCGTCAAGCAGGAGCCCTATGAAAATGTCATCGTCGACATTGAAGAGCAGCACCAGGGCCCGATCATGGAGCAGATGGGGCTGCGTAAAGGCGACCTGACCAACATGGTGCCGGATGGCAAGGGGCGGATGCGTCTTGAGTACACCATTCCGGCACGGGGCCTGATCGGTTTCCGCAATACCTTCCTGACCATGACCTCGGGTACCGGTATTCTGACCTCGACCTTCAGTCATTACGGCCCCATCAAGGTTGGCGATGTCACCAGTCGCCAGAATGGTGTCCTCGTTTCCATGGCAACCGGAACAGCGCTGACCTATTCTCTGGAAACCCTGCAGAGCCGTGGCAAGCTGTTCCTGGACCCGGGCCAGGAAATCTACGAAGGCCAGCTTTGCGGTATTCACAGCCGTGACAATGATCTGGTGGTTAACCCCACCAAGGGCAAGAAGCTCGACAACATGCGAGCTTCCGGCAAGGATGAAGTCATCGGGCTGGTGCCGCCCATCAAGTTCACCCTTGAGCAGGCGCTGGAGTTCATCGATGACGACGAACTGGTTGAAGTGACCCCGAAATCGATTCGCCTGCGGAAGAAATTTCTGACCGAAAATGATCGCAAGCGTGCGAATAAGAAGTAAGCCGGCGCTTGGAAAAGTGAAAAAGGGGTCAGAAGAAAGCTTTCTTCTGACCCCGGGGCCTAAAAGTTCATCTGACCCCCGATTTTACCTCTCGGCTCGAAGCCTCCCGTGGGGTCAGATGAAAGCTTTCATCTGACCCCATCTTCATCCAGAATTCCGGGATAACCCTGTTCCGGAGCGCCCCATGCTTACCCTTTACCCTGAAATCAAACCCAACGCCCAGCACCGTATTGCGGTTGATGCGCCGCACGAGCTCTATGTTGAAGAAAGCGGCAACCCGGATGGCATCCCGGTTCTTGTGGTCCACGGCGGGCCTGGCGGAGGCTGTGAGGATTACCACCGGCGCTTCTTCGATGCCGAGCGTTTCCGGATCATTCTGATGGACCAGCGTGGTGCCGGCCGGTCGACGCCCCTGGCGGAACTTGAAGGCAACAGCACGGGAAAGCTGGTTGAAGATATGGAGGCTGTGCGCTCCTTCCTTGGTGTCGACAAATGGCTTCTGTTCGGTGGCAGTTGGGGCTCGACCCTGAGCCTGGTCTATGCCCAGGCCCACCCTGAGCGGGTGTTGGGGCTGGTTTTGCGAGGCATCTTTCTCTGTCGCCCCCGGGATATTCATTGGTTTTACCAGGATGGCGCAAGCCGGGTGTTCCCGGACTACTGGGCAGACTTTGAGGCACAGATTCCCGGGGCGGAGCGTGGCGACTTGGTCGCCGCTTATTATCAGCGGCTCACCAGCAGCAACGAGCTGGAGCAGATTCAGGCCGCCAAGGCCTGGTCTGTGTGGGAGGGGAGGTGCGCAACCCTGCATCCGAATCCGAGGGTGGTTGAGCATTTTGGTCATCCCCATGTTGCCATCGCCCTGGCCCGTATCGAATGCCACTATTTCATGAATTCCTCGTTCCTAGAGCCTGATCAGATCCTGCGGGATGCGGGCAGACTGTCGGAGATTCCGGGCATTATTGTCCATGGTCGCTACGATATGGTCTGCCCGCTGGAAAATGCGCTCGCACTCAGCAGGGCCTGGCCGGAGGCGGAGCTGCAGATCATTCGGGATGCTGGCCATTCCGCCTCTGAACCGGCGATTGTCGATGCGCTGATTCGTGGCGTTGAATCCGTGATCGCGAAAACTGAGAAAAGTGCTGGCTGAATCCTTTTTGAGGGTTGCGGCGTGCCATTACCGTGGATAAACTCTCGCCCGGATTTAATTTCCTCCTGTTTATGCGTCCTCAGAGAATTGAATGAAAGGACTGATCCAGCGAGTTTCGAAAGCCAGTGTTGCGGTGGATGGTGAGCAGATAGCCTCGATAGAAACCGGCCTGCTGCTGTTGCTGGGTGTTGTGAAGGGCGATGGCGAGCGAGAAGCACGGAAGCTGTGCCGAAAAATTCTCACGTATCGTGTTTTTCCCGATGCCGCCGGCCGGATGAACCGAAGTCTCTTCGATGTCGGGGGCTCCCTCCTTGTTGTTCCACAGTTTACGCTGGCTGCCGATACCTCATCCGGTACGCGACCGGGGTTTTCGCTTGCCGCCGGGCCTGAAGAGGCGAACGCCCTATACCGGCTCTTTGTGGCAGAGGCTGTTTCCGCGCTGGGGCCGGAAAACGTGGGTGAGGGAAAATTCGGTGCCGATATGAAAGTCGGTCTGGTGAATGACGGCCCGGTGACGTTCCTGCTCGAGAGCGGGCAGGGAACAGAATAAGTGCTTGCACTGGTATTGGGCGTCTGCTCCGCGCCCGATTCCTGCTGGTGCAAAGATGCCGGCGAATACCGGCGGGTGCAAACAGTAGTCTGTTTCCCAGAGGCTTTAACAATCTGATAATAAAGAGTTAATGTAAATCTGGCCTTGGAATTGATGTGCAACTGCCACGGAGCCCGTGAGCGCCTTAAAGCGTAAACACCTGCGTTTCTGGGGCCATAAGCACTAAAAATGCACCTCCAATAATTTGCAAAGTGGGAATCGTTGTATTAAAACTGCTTCATCATTCAGAGCTTTAAGAATGCCCTGTAACTGATTGAACCGCAAAGATCCGATTGCGAATGGTTTTTCTCAAAAAAAGAAGAAAAGTTGTCTCTGTGTCAAAAAAATGACATAGGGGTAATGCAGAACCGGCCTCACCCGCCTGGCGGGATGAGGCCTTATAAAATCGGGATAAGAACCCGTCGCTAAAACCTGAGTTAACTCAAAAAAAGGAAGACGCAACATGAAAAAAACAGCTCTTGCATCGGCCATTGCCGCATCAATGGCAGTTGCTCCGGCATTGGTATCTGCTGCCAACGTCGTGCCGGAGACCGGTTCGGAAGTTTCCAGGCTGGCTGCCCGCATGGATGCGCTGCCGGAAATCTATGGCAATGTCCAGATGATTTATACCAATGCCGATCAAGAAGGGTTCGGGGGTAGCAGAAGCCAGTTGACGGACTACGGATACTCGACGCTCGGGGTCCGGCACAGCCACGAAATTCTGCCTGGTGTTGAGGCTTTCGGGAAGCTGGAGCTGCAACGTTTTTCGCCGACGGAAGGGACGGAAAAGTCTTCGAATACGTCCATTCAAGTCGATGAGGCGTATTTCGGCATCCGGGGAGATTTCGGCGAGGTATGGGTCGGCTCGGATGACTCTCAGTACGAGGTGTTAATCGGAGATTACGGCAACTGGTATTACGAAGTGGCTCAGTCCAATTTTTATGCCAACTGGACGACCGGTGAAGATGATCTGATTCAGTACGTGTCGCCGAGCTTCGGGGGGCTTACCCTTCATGGTGTTGTACAGATTGACGGGAGCACCGAGCGCGGTGATGGCCAGAACAGGTATCCGTATCAGCTTGGGGTAAAATATCAGCGCGACCGCTTTGCCCTCGTGCTTGCCATGGACTCCAATGACGGTGCCGCGAACAACGAGAACACCTATGGCGCCCGGGTGGATTACACTGTCAACAGCGCATTGTCGCTGAACGCCTTCTATTCAACCCAGAAAGGCGACGAGGCCGTGGCCGCTGTCGGAGAAGGGGTCAGGGACAACCCTGTTACGTCTTTCGAGTCGTATGGGACAGTGGCAGGCAGTACCGGCCTGGGTGAGAACCTGTTTGGTGTCCAGGGTATCTACGCTATTGGTGCATCGCGCTTCACCCTGTCTTACGAGATGGAGAAAGACGATGTGGACGGAGCCGGTGATGGCAAGCGGGAATCCACCAACATCACTGCCCAGGCATTGCATAACGTTTCTGACAACCTTTATGTGTATGTCGAAGCCCTCCGTCGTAACGACAAAGAGGGGAACACTTACGATTCCGACTATAATGAGCTCAATATAGGCGGCGCGTACCTCTTCTGATTTTTAGGGCCGTTTTTCCGTGCCCCGGGAGTGAGTAGCCTGCACACTGGAGCCTGACGCCAGAAAAGCCGATGGCTCCGGATTTTGTTTTCCAATCCTGCGGAGGCCCGCAAATCATTCAGGGTAAGCGCCCACAGGTCCGCACCTGTCCCTTGATTCCGGTTTCCCACACGATTCCTGCCTGTAACCGTTAAATCCGAAAGCCTGTCGGCCCGCCTCCGTGTCGCTGAGCAATGCCTCAACGCCGACATAGTCCGGGCGGCTGAGTGGTAATCAGTGGTTCCCCGGAGGTTTCCTGGCAAATAATTTGTATCAATTTCGTTTGTCGACTGATAAGTATGGGCCGTGACTGGTAAAATCGAACAAGGGAGCCTGATGAATTATCCTGGGTGCATATAAAGTAACCGCCGCGGCCAAATACCGGTTTTGAGAGATCGAGATGAAAATTCTGATTGTTGAAGATAATGCCTTCTTAGCAGAAAGAATCTCAAACTGGCTTGAAAGATCTGATTATGCTGTTGATATTGCAAAGAACGCCGAAGAAGCCAACTTTTTTGTCGGTACAAGCTTGTATGAGGGAATAGTCCTCGACATCGGATTGCCCGATAAAGATGGCCTGTCGCTTATGCGGGAGTGGCGCAAAACCGGACGAGATGATGCGATACTTATCCTGACGGCCAGGTCAAACTGGTCGGAAAGAGTTCAGGGTTTAAATGCCGGTGCTGACGATTATCTGCCAAAGCCCTTTGAGTTCGAAGAGTTGCAGGCCAGACTGAACGCCATCATCCGAAGAAAAGAAGGGCGCTCTACAAACGAGATTGGGGTTGGTGGATACCAGTTGAATAACGACTGCAGGACATTATCGACCCCAACAGGTGAGGACCATCGGTTGACGGCCACTGAGTTCCGCCTGCTTCAGTGTTTTTTGCGTTCGCCCGGAAGAGTGTTCTCCCAGAATGACCTTGTGGATCTTTTATACAATATCGACAGGTCCCCGGGGAATAATGTGATTCAGGTCTACATAACGCGGCTTAGAAGACTGCTTGGGAAATCGAAAATAAAAACCCTTCGCGGACAAGGCTATTATTTCGATCCGGAAGAGCCTTAACCAGAGGCTCCTTAAATGTTCATCCGTTGAGGGGTGCCAATGCCTCATGGTAATACGCCAGAACATGGGCGTTATTTCTACCCCCTTATGAGAAAGCCGGATTGAGCTTGCTGGCGGAAAATATTACCTCCACTCTAAGCCCTGCCATTTTCGACTTTGAAAAAATCAGTTTACCGGAGTAATTGTCCACGATTTCATCTACGATGGACAACCCAAGGCCATAGCCAGGTGTTTGCTCATCAAGCCGCCGTTTTCTCTTTGTTAACTGGTCCAGATTATCCTGCGCAACGCCCGGCCCGTCGTCTTCTATCATTATTTTAAACATATTTTTTTCCTGGGCCAATGTTATATCGATCCTGCCATCGCTCCACTTTGCTGCATTATCAAGAATATTGCCAACTACTTCATTAAAGTCATGCTCATCGATTGGCCAGAAAAAATCATCAGGCAAGTCTTTTTTCAATAAATAGCTTTTCCGTGGGTAGATTCTCCGCACAACATCAATGATTGCCTCAACCTTTTCCACAACCTTTATGGGCTTTCCTGAATATTGCCCCGACATCTCGGCTCTTCTCATCTGGGCGTCAATGATTTTCCGAAGTTCGGATAATTTGGCATGAAGAAATTCCCGGTCATCGTGTTCAATGGGGGTTTCCTGATCGCCTGTGATCGCGATAGCAACGGTTAAAGGCGTCTTGATACTGTGCGAGAGATCGGACATTGATCTTCTGGAGCGCTTCAGACGCCTGTCCAGAACCTCAAGAAGATGATTGAAATCAACTACAACCTCTCTGAACTCCACGGGTGAATCCTCCGCCAGGCGTGTCCGGCGACCATTCTTTAACTCAGACAACTGAACACTCAAATCCCCCAGTGGTTTCAGGGCGGTATTTACGCTCAGATATATGAAAAAAATAATGGAAAAAAACAATGCGAGTGCGACAACCCCAATGACTAAATGCACATCATCCGAAATAGCTGGCTTATAATTTTCTTTTTCCAGAACCAAAATTTGTATTTTTTTGCCGCCTATGTCGATTTCCGATGCGATCCCCAGCAATGTATGGTCTTTATCGTTATAATGTATTATTCCACGCTCATCACCTGACAGGATGTTTTTTACAACATCCAGGAATGTCTTCTCAGAGACAACAATACTCTCTCCGGAGTTTACTGAAAAAATATAACTCCCCTGGTCTCCCGAATTGACGATCTGCTTTATTTTATTGTCAGTCAGCTGGCCCGAGCCAGCCAGTAGCTCTGTGAACTGAGAGAGTTGAGCTTCCAGCCTGCTTCGATGCAATTCTTCATGTAAATAACCAATGAGAAGCTGATGGGAGATCCATACCACAAGCATAAATGCAAGGCCCATTGGAAAAAGGTAGGAAAAAAGCGTTTTTCTGATTGAGCGGCGCCCCCACCAGTTACGAAAAGTGCTTATGTTATCTTGTAGGCGCTTATAAGTTTTCGGGGGGTTCATTGGAGAGCACCGCATGGGGTTTCAGGAGTGTTGCATATGAATACGGAGGGAAGCGGATTAATACCGGAAACTATCTAAAATACAGGGACTGAAGGTTTTCAGCCTTCAGTCCCTGTCCTGCTTCTACACTGACCGGGCCCGGAGAGCTTCCGGCCCTGATACACCGTCATCGATGCGTATTGCTTTTGCCAGCCTGGAAATCAGGACCTTGCCATCTCCGGGGTGGCCTTCCTGAGTGCGGCCAGCCCGAACAATGGTATCAGCCACCGTATCGGCGGCTGACTCGCTATCAACATCCACTTCCAGCTTGACCATCTCGACTTTCGCCATCTGGCTGCCGTCATTGACAGTGTGGCCAAATTCGCTCAGTGACACAACGGCTATACTGGCAACCCCGGCCAGTTTAGCCACTTCATCTATGACAAGTTCGCTCATGGCTTTACGAACATAAGCTTTTATTTCGTACATCTGAATCACTCCTTGCCGTTAAAGGTCGACTTCCTCACGCTTCATTGCAAACCACTGGTAGATACTTGGCAACACGACAAGCGTCAGCAAGGTCGACGTAATCAACCCTCCGACCACGACTGTCGCAAGAGGGCGCTGGACGTTTGAGCCTATTCCGTCCGCCAGCAGAAGCGGCACCAGGCCGAGAATCGCGACGGATGCCGTCATCAGGACGGGGCGCAGGCGGCGCTTGGCTCCCAGCTTTACGGCTTCCATTACTTCGTAGCCCTGGTCTCTCAACTGGTTGATGTAACTTACCATCACCACGCCATTCAGTACGGCGACACCGAATACGGCGATGAAGCCGACCGCCGCCGGCACCGACAAGTACAGTCCGGTCACAAACAGGGCAACGATTCCGCCAGTGACGGCGAATGGTACGTTGAGAAA is a window encoding:
- the pip gene encoding prolyl aminopeptidase; protein product: MLTLYPEIKPNAQHRIAVDAPHELYVEESGNPDGIPVLVVHGGPGGGCEDYHRRFFDAERFRIILMDQRGAGRSTPLAELEGNSTGKLVEDMEAVRSFLGVDKWLLFGGSWGSTLSLVYAQAHPERVLGLVLRGIFLCRPRDIHWFYQDGASRVFPDYWADFEAQIPGAERGDLVAAYYQRLTSSNELEQIQAAKAWSVWEGRCATLHPNPRVVEHFGHPHVAIALARIECHYFMNSSFLEPDQILRDAGRLSEIPGIIVHGRYDMVCPLENALALSRAWPEAELQIIRDAGHSASEPAIVDALIRGVESVIAKTEKSAG
- the typA gene encoding translational GTPase TypA; amino-acid sequence: MIEKLRNIAIIAHVDHGKTTLVDKLLRQSGTLDRKELENERVMDSNDQEKERGITILAKNTALKWNGYDINIVDTPGHADFGGEVERVMSMVDCVLLVVDSIDGPMPQTRFVTQKAFAAGLRPIVVVNKIDRPGARPDWVVDQVFDLFDNLGATDEQLDFPIVFASALNGIAGMDHENLDDNMDAVFQAIVDHVPAPNVDMDGPFQMQISQLDYNSFLGVIGIGRIARGKIKTNSPVTAIGASGKKRNGRILKIMGHSGLQRVEVDEAQAGDIVCVSGMDELFISDTLCDQANVEALPALTVDEPTVSMTFQVNDSPFAGREGKYVTSRNIKERLEKELLHNVALRVEEGDSADKFKVSGRGELHLSVLIENMRRENFELAVGRPEVVIREVDGVKQEPYENVIVDIEEQHQGPIMEQMGLRKGDLTNMVPDGKGRMRLEYTIPARGLIGFRNTFLTMTSGTGILTSTFSHYGPIKVGDVTSRQNGVLVSMATGTALTYSLETLQSRGKLFLDPGQEIYEGQLCGIHSRDNDLVVNPTKGKKLDNMRASGKDEVIGLVPPIKFTLEQALEFIDDDELVEVTPKSIRLRKKFLTENDRKRANKK
- a CDS encoding response regulator transcription factor gives rise to the protein MKILIVEDNAFLAERISNWLERSDYAVDIAKNAEEANFFVGTSLYEGIVLDIGLPDKDGLSLMREWRKTGRDDAILILTARSNWSERVQGLNAGADDYLPKPFEFEELQARLNAIIRRKEGRSTNEIGVGGYQLNNDCRTLSTPTGEDHRLTATEFRLLQCFLRSPGRVFSQNDLVDLLYNIDRSPGNNVIQVYITRLRRLLGKSKIKTLRGQGYYFDPEEP
- a CDS encoding P-II family nitrogen regulator, whose translation is MYEIKAYVRKAMSELVIDEVAKLAGVASIAVVSLSEFGHTVNDGSQMAKVEMVKLEVDVDSESAADTVADTIVRAGRTQEGHPGDGKVLISRLAKAIRIDDGVSGPEALRARSV
- a CDS encoding ATP-binding protein, which produces MNPPKTYKRLQDNISTFRNWWGRRSIRKTLFSYLFPMGLAFMLVVWISHQLLIGYLHEELHRSRLEAQLSQFTELLAGSGQLTDNKIKQIVNSGDQGSYIFSVNSGESIVVSEKTFLDVVKNILSGDERGIIHYNDKDHTLLGIASEIDIGGKKIQILVLEKENYKPAISDDVHLVIGVVALALFFSIIFFIYLSVNTALKPLGDLSVQLSELKNGRRTRLAEDSPVEFREVVVDFNHLLEVLDRRLKRSRRSMSDLSHSIKTPLTVAIAITGDQETPIEHDDREFLHAKLSELRKIIDAQMRRAEMSGQYSGKPIKVVEKVEAIIDVVRRIYPRKSYLLKKDLPDDFFWPIDEHDFNEVVGNILDNAAKWSDGRIDITLAQEKNMFKIMIEDDGPGVAQDNLDQLTKRKRRLDEQTPGYGLGLSIVDEIVDNYSGKLIFSKSKMAGLRVEVIFSASKLNPAFS
- the dtd gene encoding D-aminoacyl-tRNA deacylase, producing the protein MKGLIQRVSKASVAVDGEQIASIETGLLLLLGVVKGDGEREARKLCRKILTYRVFPDAAGRMNRSLFDVGGSLLVVPQFTLAADTSSGTRPGFSLAAGPEEANALYRLFVAEAVSALGPENVGEGKFGADMKVGLVNDGPVTFLLESGQGTE
- a CDS encoding porin; translated protein: MKKTALASAIAASMAVAPALVSAANVVPETGSEVSRLAARMDALPEIYGNVQMIYTNADQEGFGGSRSQLTDYGYSTLGVRHSHEILPGVEAFGKLELQRFSPTEGTEKSSNTSIQVDEAYFGIRGDFGEVWVGSDDSQYEVLIGDYGNWYYEVAQSNFYANWTTGEDDLIQYVSPSFGGLTLHGVVQIDGSTERGDGQNRYPYQLGVKYQRDRFALVLAMDSNDGAANNENTYGARVDYTVNSALSLNAFYSTQKGDEAVAAVGEGVRDNPVTSFESYGTVAGSTGLGENLFGVQGIYAIGASRFTLSYEMEKDDVDGAGDGKRESTNITAQALHNVSDNLYVYVEALRRNDKEGNTYDSDYNELNIGGAYLF